A DNA window from Mucilaginibacter xinganensis contains the following coding sequences:
- a CDS encoding DUF6712 family protein has product MQLINQTTFQRYEDISVNIKPERLNVFIKKAQDLDLKPFLGHALYYDFIQHFNDDGSLKDDAPQAYKDLLNGSEYLDKYGHIVLYEGMAPTLVYFTFARFIEADAIHYTPTGPVIKHHDNGDAVAPKDIVKLVQQQRSVANAHANEIEKFLWDHRDDFPLWRYDGKNKSARQAGPRIRSVDRTDFCKAYGVETTDGIVPLYNFMN; this is encoded by the coding sequence ATGCAACTAATCAACCAAACAACATTCCAGCGATACGAGGATATCTCTGTAAACATAAAACCGGAACGCTTAAACGTTTTCATCAAAAAAGCGCAGGACCTTGACCTGAAACCATTTTTAGGCCATGCGTTGTATTACGATTTTATTCAGCATTTTAACGATGACGGCTCCCTGAAAGATGATGCCCCACAGGCTTACAAAGACTTGCTTAATGGCAGCGAATACCTGGATAAATACGGACACATTGTTTTGTACGAAGGTATGGCGCCTACCCTGGTTTACTTCACCTTTGCCCGCTTTATTGAGGCCGATGCCATACACTATACCCCAACGGGCCCGGTAATAAAACATCATGACAACGGCGATGCCGTGGCACCAAAAGACATTGTAAAGCTGGTGCAACAGCAACGCAGCGTAGCCAATGCCCATGCCAATGAGATTGAAAAATTTCTTTGGGACCACCGTGATGACTTCCCGCTTTGGCGCTATGACGGCAAAAATAAAAGCGCCAGGCAGGCAGGTCCGCGAATAAGAAGCGTTGATAGAACTGACTTTTGCAAAGCCTACGGCGTTGAAACTACCGATGGCATTGTGCCGCTTTACAATTTCATGAACTAG
- a CDS encoding PBSX family phage terminase large subunit: MIPQKASVLFSKNYYTDKHVAVNQGGTSSGKTVAILQVLFSLACQTEGLVITVVGQDIPNLKSGALRDALNIFYGWPELQLMVKSYNRTDRIFEFYNGTIVEFKSYENAQDAKSGKRDYLFVNEANGISFDVYTELALRTRLKIFIDYNPNSAFWVHDRLIGNPGIQLIISDHRHNPFLSSQTKEKIEALQQQDPEQWRVYARGLTGKITGLIFNNWFICEEIPAEAKLVAAGLDFGFTNDETGFLMVYKQNGQLWVDEVIYETGLTNTDISARLNAAGISRHVDIIADSAEPKSIEELRRLGWKITGAKKGADSVNNSIDILKRYPINVTRQSVNLRNELGRYKWRTDRTGRTLNEPVDSWNHLIDPLRYVALNKLRSPGRVKRNSWLAPVPAKGGVITGMNLLV; the protein is encoded by the coding sequence ATGATCCCTCAAAAAGCTTCAGTACTGTTCAGTAAAAATTATTATACGGATAAACACGTAGCCGTAAACCAGGGCGGAACCAGCTCGGGCAAAACCGTAGCCATCCTGCAGGTTTTGTTCAGCCTGGCTTGCCAAACCGAAGGCCTGGTAATTACCGTGGTTGGGCAGGATATCCCGAACCTTAAATCAGGCGCACTGCGAGATGCGCTGAATATATTTTACGGCTGGCCCGAGTTGCAGCTGATGGTGAAAAGTTATAACCGCACCGACAGGATCTTTGAGTTTTATAACGGAACAATTGTAGAATTCAAGAGTTACGAAAATGCGCAGGATGCGAAATCAGGCAAAAGGGATTACCTTTTTGTAAACGAAGCCAATGGCATTTCATTTGATGTTTACACCGAGCTTGCCCTGCGTACCCGGCTAAAGATCTTTATTGACTATAACCCCAACAGCGCGTTTTGGGTGCATGACAGGCTGATAGGCAACCCGGGCATACAGCTCATTATCTCCGACCACCGCCACAACCCTTTTTTATCCTCCCAAACAAAAGAAAAAATTGAAGCCCTGCAACAACAGGACCCTGAACAATGGCGGGTGTATGCCCGCGGGCTCACCGGCAAAATAACGGGGCTGATTTTTAATAACTGGTTTATTTGTGAAGAGATTCCCGCCGAAGCAAAGCTGGTAGCCGCCGGGTTGGATTTTGGCTTTACAAATGATGAAACCGGCTTTTTAATGGTTTATAAGCAAAATGGCCAGCTTTGGGTGGATGAAGTTATATACGAAACCGGCCTCACCAATACCGACATTTCGGCCCGTTTAAACGCCGCGGGTATAAGCAGGCATGTTGATATTATAGCTGACAGTGCCGAGCCAAAATCAATTGAAGAGCTGCGCCGCCTGGGCTGGAAAATTACCGGGGCAAAAAAAGGGGCCGACAGTGTAAACAACTCCATTGATATCTTAAAGCGGTACCCTATAAATGTCACCCGCCAAAGCGTAAACCTGCGTAATGAGCTTGGCCGCTACAAATGGCGAACCGACCGCACTGGCCGTACCCTGAATGAACCGGTGGACTCCTGGAACCATTTGATTGATCCTTTACGTTACGTTGCGCTCAATAAATTACGATCGCCGGGCCGCGTAAAAAGAAACAGCTGGCTGGCCCCAGTGCCCGCCAAAGGGGGAGTTATAACGGGTATGAACTTACTGGTTTAA
- a CDS encoding terminase small subunit, whose product MLFQPYFTDEAALLSKVDAYFNFIEGEYHLECKPGKEKEHKELHSPSIKVWDRDPEPATFAGLALFLGFSSINALDDYTDTGEYPEALKWGRLRVEASYEKKLHAQSATGAIFALKAMGWSDRGEGKSGAQGPKTIKVEVLESGPEPAESEKEVVL is encoded by the coding sequence ATGTTATTTCAACCTTATTTTACTGACGAGGCAGCATTGCTGTCCAAAGTCGACGCTTATTTTAATTTTATTGAAGGCGAGTATCACCTGGAGTGTAAACCCGGAAAAGAAAAGGAACATAAAGAGCTGCACTCCCCTTCCATAAAGGTTTGGGACCGCGACCCCGAACCGGCCACCTTTGCCGGCCTGGCGCTATTTTTGGGATTTAGCAGCATAAACGCGCTGGATGATTATACCGACACAGGTGAATATCCCGAAGCGCTAAAATGGGGACGCCTGCGCGTAGAGGCATCGTACGAAAAAAAGCTGCACGCACAATCGGCAACGGGCGCCATATTTGCACTGAAAGCTATGGGCTGGAGTGACCGCGGCGAAGGTAAGTCCGGTGCACAGGGGCCTAAAACTATCAAAGTAGAAGTGCTGGAATCAGGCCCCGAACCTGCCGAAAGTGAAAAGGAAGTGGTATTATAA
- a CDS encoding RNA recognition motif domain-containing protein: MKVFIAGLPLEVDEAELTAVFGDFGPVRSLRIIKDRETKESKGFGFVEMANDDEAKEAIRCMNGASYYGRRITVNVAEDKGPGFTGGGGGNKGGFRRN; the protein is encoded by the coding sequence ATGAAAGTATTTATTGCAGGCTTGCCACTTGAGGTGGATGAGGCCGAATTAACTGCTGTATTTGGTGATTTTGGGCCGGTTAGATCGCTCAGGATTATTAAAGACCGCGAAACAAAAGAGAGTAAAGGTTTTGGTTTTGTAGAAATGGCTAATGATGACGAGGCGAAGGAAGCGATTAGGTGCATGAATGGAGCGAGTTATTATGGCCGCCGTATCACGGTTAACGTTGCCGAGGACAAAGGTCCTGGTTTTACCGGCGGTGGCGGTGGTAATAAAGGTGGTTTTAGGCGCAATTAA
- a CDS encoding CPBP family intramembrane glutamic endopeptidase has translation METISLKRSNTILIIGVLIAFLYYPSVGFVTFKGAGYTVNTLFISRLFIWLEVALLYFYARLVEKENFLLWPDTKQAFWFYPASFGALYLLTIGAGIISKIPMLFGLHDNRQIMLYMLSVVNKSWPLLIFSAVTAGFTEEMIFRGYLLPRLELLFKNKYMPVIISSLMFGLIHFRYQSYIEVIFATLFGVVFAIHYQWYRNIRVLIFTHACVDLVSFLVFRLAMHYHLPIK, from the coding sequence ATGGAAACCATCAGCCTTAAACGCAGTAACACAATTTTAATAATCGGCGTACTCATTGCGTTTTTGTACTATCCATCGGTTGGTTTTGTAACCTTTAAAGGGGCCGGCTACACTGTAAATACGCTTTTTATCTCCAGGTTATTTATCTGGCTGGAAGTTGCACTGCTTTATTTTTATGCCCGGCTGGTCGAAAAGGAAAACTTTTTGCTTTGGCCGGATACTAAGCAAGCTTTCTGGTTCTACCCGGCTTCGTTTGGCGCGCTTTACCTGTTAACGATTGGTGCAGGCATTATTTCAAAAATACCCATGTTATTTGGGCTGCATGACAACCGGCAAATAATGCTCTACATGCTGTCGGTGGTTAATAAAAGCTGGCCGCTGCTTATTTTTAGTGCCGTAACCGCCGGGTTTACCGAAGAAATGATCTTTAGGGGGTATCTGCTGCCGAGGCTCGAATTGCTTTTCAAAAACAAGTACATGCCGGTAATTATCTCGTCGTTAATGTTTGGGCTTATTCATTTCAGGTATCAAAGTTATATCGAGGTAATATTTGCCACTTTGTTCGGTGTGGTGTTTGCTATCCATTACCAATGGTACCGTAATATCAGGGTTTTAATATTCACCCATGCCTGTGTAGATCTGGTTTCTTTTCTGGTCTTTCGGCTTGCCATGCATTATCACCTGCCAATAAAATAA
- a CDS encoding pentapeptide repeat-containing protein, whose translation MNALVQDDKTFEDESYAGTTVSGREFNNCTFKKCDFSSGNFSGNKFIDCVFDGCNLSLMKLAKCTLSSVEFKNCKILGVNFTDCADFLFSVGFDGCILDYSSFMLKKMLKTKFSKCTLKEVTFTQANLAGSVFSDCDLNGAVFNRTDISSANFITAYNYDIDPEINSVKKASFSAQGIHGLLSKYQLKIV comes from the coding sequence ATGAATGCCCTTGTACAAGACGATAAAACCTTTGAAGATGAAAGCTATGCCGGCACCACTGTAAGCGGCAGGGAGTTTAATAACTGCACCTTTAAAAAGTGCGATTTCAGCAGCGGTAATTTTTCCGGCAATAAGTTTATCGATTGTGTATTTGATGGCTGTAACCTGTCGCTAATGAAGCTGGCCAAATGCACCTTAAGCAGCGTTGAGTTTAAAAACTGTAAGATCCTCGGTGTAAACTTTACCGACTGTGCTGACTTTTTGTTCAGCGTTGGGTTTGATGGTTGCATATTGGATTACTCGTCGTTTATGCTTAAAAAGATGCTGAAGACCAAATTTAGCAAATGCACTTTAAAGGAGGTAACCTTTACCCAGGCCAATCTGGCCGGCTCGGTATTTAGCGATTGCGATTTGAACGGCGCCGTATTTAACCGAACCGACATCAGCAGCGCCAACTTCATCACTGCCTACAACTACGACATCGACCCCGAAATAAACTCCGTTAAAAAAGCCAGCTTTTCGGCACAGGGGATCCATGGGTTGTTGAGCAAGTACCAGTTGAAGATTGTTTAG
- a CDS encoding S24 family peptidase produces MDEQAKPNKIKTIRPETLEFIILYNQLRGKAFNGNAELAEALGFNSPSSITEIIKSRQNIDPEKLKIFKEKYSDFLLAKKNTAYSETSVAKRVFEGIPMYEIIATASGVEVYNDINDTRPVGHMNFPGIEECDFALPVWGHSMYPYLENGCWVALKIIHDKKILPGEVYYIEWGDYRMYKRLLVGDNDDEVIAHSDNVTEMVGSRLKYAPFVIKIEEIKKLCLVKDIHKKHNH; encoded by the coding sequence ATGGATGAGCAGGCAAAACCCAATAAAATTAAAACCATAAGGCCCGAAACGCTGGAGTTTATTATACTTTATAACCAGCTTCGTGGTAAGGCGTTCAATGGCAATGCGGAACTTGCCGAGGCGCTGGGGTTTAACTCGCCGAGTTCAATTACGGAGATAATAAAGAGCCGGCAAAACATTGATCCAGAAAAATTAAAGATATTTAAAGAAAAATACAGTGATTTCTTGCTCGCTAAGAAAAATACAGCTTATTCTGAGACTTCGGTAGCAAAACGGGTATTTGAGGGCATCCCGATGTATGAAATAATTGCTACCGCATCGGGTGTTGAGGTTTATAACGATATTAATGACACGCGGCCGGTTGGGCACATGAACTTTCCGGGTATTGAGGAATGCGACTTTGCGCTGCCGGTGTGGGGCCACTCTATGTACCCTTACCTGGAGAATGGCTGCTGGGTGGCGCTCAAAATAATTCATGATAAAAAGATCCTGCCCGGCGAGGTGTATTATATTGAATGGGGCGACTACCGCATGTACAAGCGCCTGCTGGTTGGCGATAATGACGACGAGGTGATTGCCCATTCAGACAATGTTACCGAAATGGTAGGCAGCCGCCTTAAATACGCGCCCTTCGTTATTAAAATTGAAGAAATTAAAAAGCTGTGCCTGGTGAAGGACATTCACAAGAAACATAATCATTAG
- a CDS encoding DUF5777 family beta-barrel protein, translating to MKKQYICPSSITRLATICLVIVLCGSFGRLMAQDSTAVSTAVKKKSYVKNTFEGNLLIDNQSVMVPIKGTFEFDIQHRFGTIKKGISNLYGLFGGATMRLGFSYTPINNLQVGFGVTNENMIVDGNLKYAIIKQTKDGAIPVSITYYGNAAMDTRAKDATTLFVNASDRFSFFNQIIIARKVNEKFSVQVSPSMSHFNNLEGYLDDAGKVQPKWKNDHFAVSVAGRYKISDGSAIIVNYDQPLTQHPADNPHPGISFGIEMKTSGHDFEIFFGNYSSLIPQNNNLYNQNDYKRGQFLIGFNISRLWNF from the coding sequence ATGAAAAAACAATATATATGTCCTTCATCAATTACCCGTTTGGCAACGATATGCCTGGTGATTGTGCTTTGCGGCAGTTTTGGCCGCTTAATGGCGCAGGATTCAACAGCCGTATCAACTGCTGTTAAAAAGAAATCATACGTAAAAAACACTTTTGAAGGTAACTTACTGATAGATAACCAAAGTGTAATGGTGCCCATAAAAGGAACGTTTGAGTTTGATATTCAGCACAGGTTCGGTACCATAAAAAAGGGGATTTCAAACCTGTACGGTTTGTTTGGAGGCGCTACCATGCGGCTTGGATTTAGTTACACGCCAATAAATAACCTGCAGGTAGGTTTCGGCGTTACTAATGAAAACATGATAGTTGACGGGAACCTTAAATACGCCATCATAAAGCAAACAAAAGATGGTGCCATACCCGTTAGTATTACCTATTACGGCAATGCAGCCATGGATACCCGCGCAAAAGATGCTACCACGCTGTTTGTAAACGCGTCGGACAGGTTTAGCTTTTTCAACCAGATCATTATTGCCCGAAAGGTTAATGAAAAGTTTTCGGTACAGGTAAGCCCGAGCATGTCGCACTTCAACAACCTGGAAGGGTACCTGGACGATGCCGGAAAAGTGCAGCCGAAATGGAAAAATGACCACTTTGCTGTTTCGGTGGCAGGCCGGTATAAAATATCTGACGGCAGCGCAATTATTGTAAACTACGACCAGCCCCTTACCCAACACCCCGCCGACAACCCGCACCCGGGTATCAGCTTCGGGATTGAGATGAAGACCAGCGGTCACGATTTTGAAATATTCTTTGGCAACTACAGCTCATTAATACCGCAAAACAACAACCTGTATAACCAGAACGATTACAAAAGAGGGCAGTTTTTAATTGGCTTTAATATTTCAAGGCTATGGAATTTTTAG
- a CDS encoding ethylbenzene dehydrogenase-related protein, translating into MKFLQSRKFWVVATLTCVMGYLVSCTKKDQVIIPTSGASTTTLVSVKTSTAPNIDGSIESAWNSAPKLNFTPAVPYPGNGLFTGYNGQQYPATLRSMYDDKYVYFLAEWADADKSVFVATWYFDPATQLWAQEPTSKKFDSNGNVTRDGFGEDKFAMLWNIDNSTPLFLTQTCYASCHIFTPYTNYSVNPAVQVSNAGEGNHYTNGASEKIDMWWGHLSRDIVFKQIDDDYQDWAGGPGVTGLVGGSGNGRHVDGLVVTGTSANFPYAPTYTVAPAQGALNNKQTLKLDGTGSKVSVPMWILPNGDNYYYVLATDTLAGGKAVKITGVSSTGVLTYNGGSIDPNSGTDYQRTGDAVLGGDGPKCFPSYIASPLLGARADITGAAIYTGTGWIVEYKRLLKTSDGLKQDVDMSGLKDQQFGFAIWNKSNNQHGIQPNLTLTFKK; encoded by the coding sequence ATGAAATTTCTACAAAGCAGAAAATTTTGGGTAGTAGCTACACTAACCTGTGTAATGGGCTACTTGGTAAGCTGTACCAAAAAGGACCAGGTAATTATACCTACCTCCGGAGCCAGCACAACTACCCTTGTATCAGTTAAAACCTCAACAGCGCCTAATATCGACGGCAGTATTGAGTCGGCGTGGAACAGTGCGCCTAAATTGAATTTCACGCCCGCGGTTCCGTACCCGGGTAATGGATTGTTCACGGGTTATAACGGGCAGCAATACCCGGCAACCTTACGGTCAATGTACGATGATAAATATGTTTACTTTTTAGCAGAATGGGCCGATGCCGACAAAAGCGTTTTTGTTGCTACCTGGTATTTTGACCCCGCAACACAGCTTTGGGCACAGGAACCTACCAGCAAAAAATTCGACTCGAACGGTAACGTTACCAGAGACGGTTTTGGCGAAGATAAATTTGCCATGTTATGGAACATTGACAATTCAACACCATTGTTTTTAACGCAAACCTGCTATGCAAGCTGCCACATATTTACCCCTTATACCAATTATTCTGTTAACCCCGCTGTTCAAGTATCAAATGCAGGCGAGGGCAACCACTATACCAATGGCGCAAGCGAAAAAATTGATATGTGGTGGGGGCATTTATCCCGCGACATTGTTTTTAAACAAATTGATGATGATTATCAGGATTGGGCCGGCGGACCAGGCGTAACCGGTTTGGTGGGTGGTTCAGGAAATGGCCGCCATGTTGACGGGCTTGTGGTAACAGGTACCTCAGCAAATTTCCCTTATGCCCCAACCTATACAGTGGCCCCGGCACAAGGCGCTTTAAATAACAAACAAACTTTAAAATTAGACGGTACCGGCAGTAAAGTAAGCGTACCTATGTGGATACTGCCCAATGGCGATAACTATTATTATGTATTGGCTACTGATACCCTTGCAGGCGGCAAAGCTGTAAAAATTACCGGCGTAAGTTCAACCGGGGTATTAACTTATAACGGTGGTTCAATTGACCCTAACTCAGGTACTGATTACCAGCGTACCGGCGACGCCGTTTTAGGTGGCGATGGCCCTAAATGTTTCCCAAGTTATATTGCCTCACCACTTTTGGGCGCCAGGGCTGATATTACAGGCGCCGCAATTTACACCGGCACGGGCTGGATTGTAGAATACAAACGCCTGTTAAAAACAAGTGATGGCCTGAAACAAGACGTTGACATGTCTGGCTTAAAAGATCAGCAATTTGGGTTTGCTATATGGAACAAATCAAACAATCAACACGGTATTCAACCAAATCTTACTTTAACCTTTAAGAAGTAA
- a CDS encoding DUF6616 family protein: protein MKYYIEAWSARQLWLDLAQEERGAYMAQLAPAIQQLIDQGVEIISWGANDADTDKRLNYDFFAIWKFPSDEVAKGFEAMVGAAGWHNYFEQQNLKGDPASPQDIIGKLISM from the coding sequence ATGAAATACTACATTGAGGCATGGAGCGCCCGGCAGTTGTGGCTGGATCTGGCACAGGAAGAAAGAGGCGCTTACATGGCGCAGCTTGCCCCGGCAATACAACAACTCATTGACCAAGGAGTGGAAATAATAAGCTGGGGTGCCAATGATGCCGATACAGATAAGCGGCTGAACTATGATTTTTTTGCCATCTGGAAGTTCCCGTCTGACGAGGTGGCCAAAGGCTTTGAAGCGATGGTTGGCGCCGCCGGCTGGCACAATTATTTTGAACAGCAAAACCTGAAAGGTGACCCGGCCAGTCCGCAGGACATTATAGGGAAGCTTATTAGTATGTAG
- a CDS encoding DUF5995 family protein: MAASTIDDVLTQLESVIAESIKTNSRMGYFAALYYKVTASVKDGIAKGQFEDGARMEQFDVVFASRYLDALSAWKNKQPLSLSWQVAFQATESSSALLLQQLLLGMNAHINLDLGIAAAEVSGGQMDGVKKDFDAINTIISALTYQVMNDIDRMSPLLSLLGLHYNNQTSILIQFSIDNARDGAWCFAEDLITRQGAAYAACIGQRDQTIRKLADGLIHMQGFMRFTVWVIHLFEWKSPSRITRALHEDGKAKIVVR; encoded by the coding sequence ATGGCAGCCAGCACAATTGATGATGTACTTACCCAACTGGAAAGCGTTATTGCCGAAAGCATAAAAACCAACAGCCGGATGGGGTATTTTGCGGCCCTGTATTATAAGGTAACCGCCAGCGTAAAGGATGGGATTGCAAAGGGGCAGTTTGAAGACGGCGCCCGCATGGAGCAGTTTGATGTGGTGTTTGCCAGCCGTTACCTGGATGCTTTAAGCGCCTGGAAAAACAAGCAGCCGCTGTCGCTGTCGTGGCAGGTGGCGTTCCAGGCTACTGAAAGTTCGTCGGCGCTGTTGTTGCAGCAACTGCTGCTGGGTATGAATGCGCACATTAACCTTGACCTGGGCATTGCCGCGGCAGAGGTTTCGGGCGGGCAGATGGACGGCGTAAAAAAAGATTTCGACGCCATAAATACCATCATCTCGGCCTTAACTTACCAGGTGATGAATGACATTGACCGGATGTCGCCCCTGCTATCATTACTGGGGCTGCACTACAACAACCAAACTTCTATCCTGATCCAATTCAGTATTGATAACGCACGCGACGGCGCCTGGTGCTTTGCCGAAGACCTGATCACCAGGCAAGGTGCAGCTTACGCAGCCTGTATTGGCCAGCGCGACCAAACCATAAGAAAACTTGCCGACGGACTGATCCACATGCAGGGTTTTATGCGCTTTACTGTTTGGGTGATCCACCTGTTTGAGTGGAAAAGCCCTTCGAGAATTACCAGGGCATTGCACGAAGATGGCAAGGCGAAAATTGTGGTGCGCTAA
- a CDS encoding GNAT family N-acetyltransferase: MIIRLAQLADIPQILKLIAGVVPVMNAAGNMQWDDTYPNAEVFEKDIALKQLWVAELEGSVAGITAITTDQEPEYAEVGWDITEPAIVTHRLAVSPKCQGRGVAAALLVQAEVVAINRGIKILRVDTNTNNQATQKLFPKLGYQYSGEIGLGFRPGMRFLCYQKVL; the protein is encoded by the coding sequence ATGATCATCCGCCTGGCTCAACTTGCCGATATTCCCCAGATCCTGAAACTTATTGCCGGCGTAGTGCCTGTTATGAATGCTGCCGGTAATATGCAATGGGACGATACCTACCCCAATGCCGAAGTTTTTGAAAAAGATATTGCCCTTAAACAGCTTTGGGTTGCCGAACTGGAAGGCAGCGTTGCGGGTATCACCGCCATTACTACAGATCAGGAACCGGAATACGCCGAAGTTGGCTGGGATATTACCGAACCTGCAATTGTTACCCACCGGCTGGCCGTTAGCCCCAAATGCCAGGGCAGGGGAGTTGCCGCAGCGTTGCTGGTGCAGGCAGAGGTGGTAGCCATTAACCGCGGCATTAAAATATTAAGGGTTGATACCAATACCAATAACCAGGCCACACAAAAGCTTTTCCCTAAGCTGGGTTACCAATATTCGGGCGAGATTGGCCTCGGTTTCAGGCCCGGGATGCGGTTTTTGTGCTATCAGAAGGTTTTGTAG
- a CDS encoding helix-turn-helix domain-containing protein translates to MSDEALVKRLKVIVKEHGGQLALAGAIGVDQGFISKVINKKQDVSYYLIRKLCFQLKYSPEWLILGTGDKKINKPESAKLITEIQMMRTEMDILHARMRAYEMEIKELKDQLLLGERKTG, encoded by the coding sequence ATGTCAGACGAAGCATTAGTAAAACGGTTAAAAGTAATTGTTAAGGAGCATGGCGGCCAGCTTGCACTTGCAGGTGCCATTGGTGTAGACCAGGGGTTCATCAGCAAGGTAATTAACAAGAAGCAGGACGTTAGCTATTACCTTATCCGCAAGCTGTGTTTTCAACTCAAATACTCGCCAGAGTGGCTGATACTGGGCACCGGCGACAAAAAGATCAACAAGCCTGAATCGGCCAAGCTGATTACCGAAATCCAGATGATGCGTACCGAAATGGACATTCTGCACGCCCGTATGCGAGCCTATGAAATGGAAATTAAGGAATTGAAAGACCAATTACTGCTGGGCGAGCGAAAAACAGGTTGA
- a CDS encoding DUF47 domain-containing protein: protein MKALFQDFFTNKALFFNQFDHAARNMTDMAGLLTRITGDGITAESGELFKQIDKMEHTGDGITHKIYLALDKIMFTPLNRNDIHSLAGAIDDVADMIKEAASRINLYNISIFISPLIELALLIKKACAEIQTAVGLLKVHRQEDAILIACRKIKEYERHADRLYYNALADLFLTDKDPINLIKYREILQSLESTLNKCKSTADVLEVILINR from the coding sequence ATGAAGGCGTTATTCCAGGATTTCTTTACCAACAAAGCATTATTCTTCAATCAGTTTGACCATGCGGCCCGAAATATGACTGATATGGCAGGTTTACTTACCCGGATTACGGGCGATGGTATTACCGCCGAAAGCGGTGAGCTGTTTAAACAAATTGATAAAATGGAACATACGGGCGACGGAATTACCCACAAAATATACCTGGCGCTTGACAAGATTATGTTTACCCCCTTAAACCGCAATGATATCCACTCATTGGCAGGCGCTATTGATGATGTTGCCGACATGATTAAAGAAGCAGCCAGCCGGATTAACCTTTATAATATAAGCATCTTCATAAGCCCGCTTATAGAACTTGCCCTATTAATAAAAAAGGCTTGTGCCGAAATACAAACAGCCGTTGGCCTGCTAAAGGTACACCGCCAGGAAGATGCCATACTAATAGCCTGCCGCAAGATAAAGGAATATGAGCGCCATGCAGACCGCCTTTACTATAACGCCTTAGCCGATCTTTTTTTAACCGATAAGGACCCTATAAACCTGATCAAGTACCGCGAGATCCTGCAATCGTTAGAAAGTACGTTAAATAAATGCAAAAGCACTGCAGATGTGCTGGAAGTTATCCTGATTAACAGGTAG